The proteins below are encoded in one region of Persephonella sp.:
- a CDS encoding ribonucleoside-diphosphate reductase subunit alpha, giving the protein MQRIVVKRDGTEEKFQMKKLINAIFALLEGMDIPDDYEIVFKVAKELDLKIPERVTTQELDTLVLKAIEQLIPKHYIYDTLAAKQLLKLINREIDKRFSSFKEAIHFGVEEGLYKKDLLQFDLDRLEDALDYSRDTLLDYFGMTTLRDRYFTRDREGNIIEKPQWFFMRVAMGIGNNEEEVLKVYDKISKLEYLHSTPTLYNSGTSTNQYSSCYVNVIDDSLESIMDKAKETAFLAKYAGGVGTDVTRLRATGSKIHSLNAKSSGPIPFIKIFDTIVNAIQQGGRRRSSQVMYMQPWHYDIDAFLDLRETTGNPYFRTPSLNTAVWMPDEIMRRIKEGEPLYLFDPAECPELVESWGEEFTKKYFECIEKAETGQLKLWKKVDSQDWFKRYLFKLAKTGHPWLTFKDRHNQHNPCPEYSVINSSNLCTEISIPNSTESTAVCTLASVNLAKHLNEEKTDLDWDKLKDTIETMVLALDNILDKNFYPSEESKKNTMDLRPLGIGLMGFAETLIELGIPYDSDEAVEFATKVARFMRDTAYAKSEELAKERGAFPHYEDMKEKGKPYPYPPRRNAVLLAIAPTASISIIAGTTSSIDSYFSNVYSRDTLSGKFIVVNKQLMKKLEELDLWNEEMAEKIKANGGSIQYIEELEGKIDKRLFKGAYEIHPKRQIDIAAAFQKYIDQAVSKSIYIEEDLRGDMFDIYMYAWEKGLKSTYYCFIDKTVKGEKYTQKVNKRGARRGFGLRRFSEEEEAIKTRAEEDIEQIEKMAREKYGDEIVDKVKAGDVEGCPTDPLLNKICPSCE; this is encoded by the coding sequence ATGCAAAGGATAGTCGTCAAGAGGGATGGCACAGAAGAAAAGTTCCAGATGAAAAAGCTGATCAACGCCATCTTCGCACTTTTGGAAGGAATGGATATTCCTGATGATTATGAGATAGTTTTTAAGGTTGCTAAAGAGCTTGATCTGAAAATCCCAGAGAGGGTTACAACTCAGGAGCTTGATACACTCGTTCTGAAAGCTATTGAGCAGCTGATACCAAAACATTACATATACGACACTCTTGCTGCAAAACAGCTTCTTAAACTGATTAACAGGGAGATTGATAAAAGATTTTCATCTTTCAAAGAAGCGATCCATTTTGGTGTTGAGGAAGGCCTTTATAAAAAAGATCTCCTCCAGTTTGACCTTGACAGGCTTGAAGATGCCCTTGATTACAGCAGGGATACACTTCTTGATTATTTTGGGATGACAACTCTCAGAGACAGGTACTTCACAAGGGACAGAGAAGGAAACATCATAGAAAAACCCCAGTGGTTTTTTATGAGGGTTGCGATGGGAATAGGTAACAACGAAGAAGAGGTTCTTAAGGTTTACGATAAGATATCAAAACTGGAATATCTACACTCTACACCAACCCTTTACAACTCAGGAACCTCCACAAATCAGTACAGTTCCTGTTACGTGAACGTTATAGATGATTCCCTTGAATCTATTATGGATAAAGCAAAAGAAACAGCCTTCCTCGCTAAATACGCAGGGGGTGTTGGAACGGACGTTACAAGATTAAGAGCAACAGGATCAAAAATCCATTCCCTTAATGCAAAGTCATCAGGACCAATACCTTTTATAAAAATATTTGACACCATCGTAAATGCCATACAGCAGGGTGGCAGGAGAAGAAGCTCACAGGTTATGTACATGCAGCCGTGGCATTACGATATAGATGCATTTTTGGATTTAAGGGAAACAACAGGAAATCCTTATTTTAGAACCCCATCCCTGAATACTGCAGTATGGATGCCTGACGAGATAATGAGAAGAATAAAAGAGGGAGAGCCTCTTTATCTGTTTGATCCTGCTGAATGTCCAGAGTTGGTAGAAAGCTGGGGAGAGGAATTTACAAAGAAATATTTTGAGTGTATTGAAAAAGCAGAGACAGGACAGCTAAAACTGTGGAAAAAAGTGGATTCACAGGACTGGTTCAAAAGGTATCTGTTCAAACTGGCAAAAACAGGTCACCCCTGGCTTACCTTTAAGGACAGACACAACCAGCACAACCCATGTCCAGAATACAGCGTGATAAATTCTAGTAACTTATGTACCGAAATAAGCATTCCAAACTCTACAGAAAGCACTGCAGTGTGCACACTCGCATCTGTTAATCTTGCAAAACATCTGAATGAAGAAAAAACAGACTTAGACTGGGACAAACTGAAAGATACAATAGAAACAATGGTCTTAGCACTTGACAACATACTCGATAAAAACTTCTATCCATCGGAGGAATCAAAAAAGAACACTATGGATCTGAGACCTCTGGGTATAGGTCTTATGGGATTTGCAGAAACACTTATTGAGCTTGGAATTCCTTATGACAGCGACGAGGCTGTTGAGTTTGCAACAAAAGTAGCCAGGTTCATGAGAGATACAGCCTATGCAAAATCTGAGGAACTTGCTAAAGAAAGAGGGGCATTCCCGCATTACGAAGATATGAAAGAAAAAGGAAAACCCTACCCATACCCACCAAGAAGAAATGCTGTCTTACTTGCTATTGCTCCAACAGCTTCAATATCAATAATAGCCGGGACAACATCTTCCATAGACAGTTATTTCTCAAATGTTTACTCAAGGGATACACTTTCAGGAAAATTTATAGTTGTGAACAAACAGCTTATGAAAAAACTTGAAGAGCTTGATCTGTGGAATGAGGAGATGGCAGAGAAAATAAAGGCAAACGGTGGGTCAATCCAATATATAGAAGAACTTGAAGGCAAAATTGACAAAAGACTTTTCAAAGGTGCTTACGAGATACACCCAAAAAGGCAGATTGATATAGCCGCTGCATTCCAGAAATACATAGATCAGGCGGTATCAAAATCTATTTACATAGAAGAAGATCTAAGGGGAGATATGTTTGACATTTATATGTATGCTTGGGAAAAAGGTCTTAAATCAACTTATTACTGCTTTATAGACAAAACAGTAAAAGGAGAGAAATACACCCAGAAGGTAAACAAAAGAGGTGCAAGAAGGGGCTTTGGTCTTAGAAGATTTTCTGAGGAAGAGGAAGCTATAAAAACACGGGCAGAAGAGGACATAGAACAGATAGAAAAAATGGCAAGGGAAAAATATGGAGATGAGATTGTTGATAAGGTAAAAGCCGGTGATGTGGAAGGCTGTCCAACAGACCCACTTCTGAATAAAATCTGTCCAAGCTGTGAATAA
- the mnmA gene encoding tRNA 2-thiouridine(34) synthase MnmA, which translates to MEKIAVAMSGGVDSSVAALLLKERGFDVIGITLKMSSISCDTDLQVCCSPEDVKDAKRVASYLGIEHYVLDWEDLFKKKVIDYFVEQYKKGKTPNPCSICNREVKTGLLAKYAREILGVDLLSTGHYLGIDEFEGYNVIKRGKDKNKDQSYFMALLEKEVLDYLIFPLEDLTKEETRKIAEKYRIPVAKKSESFEICFTAGKTPGEYLEETGLLPPSKGDILLKNGKKVGTHTGLANYTIGQRRGLGVAWKEPLYVVEKIPKENALIVGTKEDLLTKFVETEDLNLFIPQDKLYSLELTVQGRYRQKPVEIKRFEKIGDSYRFYFKEPQVRFASGQVLALYSGDMLLGGGIIA; encoded by the coding sequence ATGGAAAAAATCGCAGTAGCAATGAGTGGAGGGGTGGACTCATCTGTAGCCGCCCTTCTGCTTAAAGAAAGAGGCTTTGATGTTATAGGGATTACTCTGAAGATGAGCTCTATCTCATGTGACACAGATCTGCAGGTATGCTGTTCTCCTGAAGATGTGAAAGATGCAAAGAGAGTAGCTTCTTATTTAGGCATTGAACATTATGTTCTTGATTGGGAAGATTTATTCAAAAAAAAAGTTATAGACTATTTTGTTGAACAGTATAAAAAGGGTAAAACACCAAACCCATGCAGTATATGCAACAGAGAGGTAAAAACAGGATTACTGGCAAAATATGCAAGGGAGATTTTAGGTGTTGATCTACTATCAACAGGTCATTATCTGGGTATAGATGAGTTTGAAGGATATAATGTAATAAAAAGAGGCAAAGACAAAAACAAAGATCAGTCTTACTTTATGGCTCTTCTTGAAAAAGAAGTCCTTGATTATCTTATATTTCCCCTTGAAGATCTCACAAAAGAAGAGACAAGAAAGATAGCAGAAAAATACAGAATACCTGTTGCAAAAAAGTCTGAAAGCTTTGAGATATGCTTTACCGCAGGAAAAACTCCCGGAGAATATCTTGAAGAAACAGGTCTTCTACCACCATCAAAGGGAGATATACTTTTAAAAAATGGTAAAAAGGTTGGAACACATACAGGTCTGGCAAACTACACAATAGGACAGAGAAGAGGGCTTGGTGTTGCGTGGAAAGAGCCCCTTTACGTTGTGGAAAAAATTCCCAAGGAAAACGCCCTTATAGTCGGAACAAAAGAGGATCTTCTGACAAAGTTCGTTGAAACAGAAGATCTTAACCTGTTTATTCCTCAAGACAAACTCTATAGTCTTGAGCTGACAGTTCAAGGAAGATACAGACAGAAACCTGTTGAGATTAAAAGATTTGAAAAAATTGGGGATAGTTACAGATTTTACTTTAAAGAACCGCAGGTCAGATTTGCATCAGGACAGGTTCTTGCACTTTACAGTGGTGATATGCTCTTAGGTGGTGGGATCATAGCTTAA
- a CDS encoding ATPase, T2SS/T4P/T4SS family, protein MSDIDFQSRRKLTFLRLMVSQGIVPAEKVRDNPNVNGREFTDILTYLVESKIADENKIKEFFVNFLNLKPYDPNMETDVDELILSNIPYSYMSKKKFAPVKYDKETEKLTIAAFNPIDKEIIHYLKFLGIKNIEILVASYSEIQQLLESYSRMAAPTEILDNIGLDAEVEEEYQKEEELNVSEVVAGAEEAPIVKASRLFIVNAVRQGASDIHIEPFEKELRVRYRIDGILRTVQRLPVNIKDALVARYKIMANLDIAEKRLPQDGRIRVRIDRRPIDLRVSIVPTVYGEKVVMRIQDAQSYLGLKLEDLGFEPDDLDKIRKAIYSPWGMVLVTGPTGSGKTTTLYTALMERNTEDVNISTAEDPVEVSIPGINQVQIKEHIGLTFAEALRSFLRQDPDIILVGEIRDRETAEISIKAALTGHLVFSTLHTNDAPSSITRLIDIGVENFLVGTAVNMIIAQRLVRKLCDKCKLPAKYPEEFWLGLGLTEEDVKNGKFYTHNPDGCERCNKTGYRGRTAVHEILEIDDNIRKAILSGANAAQLKELAIKNGMKTLFQNALQKVKRGITDIAEVERVLIK, encoded by the coding sequence ATGAGCGATATCGACTTCCAGAGCAGAAGAAAACTAACATTCCTCCGGCTAATGGTTTCACAGGGAATAGTTCCCGCAGAAAAAGTAAGAGATAACCCTAATGTTAATGGCAGAGAGTTTACAGATATCTTAACTTACCTTGTAGAAAGTAAAATAGCAGATGAAAACAAAATAAAAGAATTTTTTGTTAATTTTTTAAATCTCAAACCTTATGATCCTAATATGGAAACTGATGTTGATGAACTGATTTTATCAAACATTCCATACAGCTACATGTCAAAGAAAAAATTTGCACCGGTAAAATATGATAAAGAAACAGAAAAACTAACAATAGCAGCATTTAACCCGATTGACAAAGAAATTATTCATTATCTGAAATTTTTAGGTATAAAAAACATAGAGATACTTGTTGCTTCATATTCAGAAATTCAGCAACTCCTTGAGAGCTACAGTAGAATGGCAGCTCCTACAGAGATATTAGATAACATTGGACTTGATGCAGAAGTTGAAGAGGAATACCAGAAAGAGGAAGAGCTAAATGTTAGTGAAGTGGTTGCAGGTGCAGAGGAAGCCCCTATTGTAAAAGCCTCAAGGCTGTTTATAGTAAATGCTGTAAGACAGGGAGCGTCAGATATTCATATAGAGCCTTTTGAAAAGGAACTGAGGGTGAGGTACAGAATAGACGGTATCCTGAGGACGGTGCAGAGGTTACCTGTTAATATAAAAGATGCCCTTGTCGCCAGATACAAAATAATGGCAAATCTTGATATAGCAGAGAAAAGGCTTCCTCAGGACGGCAGGATAAGGGTTAGAATTGATAGAAGACCAATTGATCTAAGGGTGTCTATCGTTCCTACAGTTTATGGTGAAAAAGTTGTTATGAGGATTCAGGATGCCCAGTCATATCTCGGGTTAAAACTTGAGGATTTAGGTTTTGAACCTGATGATCTTGACAAGATAAGAAAGGCAATATACAGCCCGTGGGGAATGGTTCTTGTTACAGGTCCAACAGGTTCAGGTAAAACAACAACACTTTATACAGCTTTGATGGAAAGAAACACAGAAGATGTTAATATTTCAACAGCTGAAGATCCTGTCGAGGTTTCTATTCCTGGGATTAATCAGGTTCAGATAAAGGAACATATAGGTCTTACATTTGCCGAGGCTCTAAGATCGTTTTTAAGACAGGATCCTGACATTATACTTGTTGGTGAGATAAGGGACAGGGAAACAGCGGAAATATCAATAAAAGCTGCATTGACTGGACACCTTGTATTCTCCACACTCCACACAAACGATGCCCCCTCATCTATCACAAGGTTAATAGATATAGGCGTGGAAAACTTTCTTGTTGGAACGGCAGTAAATATGATCATAGCCCAGAGGCTTGTAAGAAAACTGTGCGACAAATGTAAACTGCCGGCTAAATATCCTGAAGAATTCTGGTTAGGACTTGGACTTACAGAGGAAGATGTTAAAAACGGAAAATTTTATACCCACAATCCAGATGGCTGTGAAAGATGTAATAAAACTGGATATAGAGGAAGAACAGCCGTTCATGAAATACTTGAGATAGACGATAATATAAGAAAAGCTATCCTTTCGGGGGCAAATGCAGCCCAGTTAAAAGAACTCGCCATAAAAAATGGAATGAAGACGCTTTTCCAAAACGCATTACAAAAAGTAAAAAGAGGAATAACAGATATAGCAGAGGTGGAGAGGGTTTTAATAAAGTAA
- a CDS encoding outer membrane beta-barrel protein: MKKVLSLAAAGLLAAGAAQAGTLTVANSDIVLYGGVSAGYDWQDNDYSAVNSNNDNFRVNTFAIGLMKKADANSPIGFNAAFASFNVPTVIASTDVVNNGSGLLNAGTTTTFKPWLAYVTIAPVEGLSVDAGLLWAKYGEAPLTILNPHVNRGALFVVFDPVLFAGARVNYDAGVAKVYAGYNQGGGLYFPYNLSNRDAVEAGALADLGMAKVGIHMYDESAGRNIYTLCAKADLGMAKAGLQISYLKEDDAIQNNTTDDSMYGVALNIDPVVTEQISIPVRIEYVNTDAKNDDTFWTFTITPTYKPTKNTFVRAELSYVTSDANMFVDVDNPATPKDKDNRTTLGVEAGFLF; encoded by the coding sequence ATGAAAAAAGTACTAAGCTTAGCAGCAGCAGGATTACTGGCAGCAGGTGCTGCTCAGGCAGGGACACTTACAGTTGCCAACTCTGACATCGTTCTTTATGGAGGGGTTTCTGCAGGATACGACTGGCAGGACAATGACTACTCAGCAGTTAATAGCAACAATGATAATTTCAGGGTAAACACATTTGCTATCGGTTTAATGAAAAAAGCTGATGCAAATAGTCCAATAGGATTTAATGCAGCATTTGCATCCTTTAATGTCCCTACGGTTATTGCTTCAACAGATGTTGTTAACAACGGCTCTGGATTATTAAATGCAGGAACAACAACAACATTTAAACCTTGGCTTGCTTATGTAACTATCGCTCCAGTTGAAGGACTTTCTGTTGATGCTGGTCTTCTGTGGGCAAAATATGGAGAGGCTCCTCTTACAATTCTCAATCCTCATGTTAACAGAGGTGCTCTTTTTGTGGTGTTTGATCCTGTTCTTTTTGCAGGTGCAAGGGTTAACTATGATGCAGGAGTGGCAAAAGTTTACGCAGGATACAATCAGGGTGGTGGTCTTTACTTCCCTTATAACTTATCAAACAGAGATGCTGTAGAGGCTGGTGCGTTGGCTGATCTTGGAATGGCAAAAGTAGGAATTCACATGTATGATGAATCTGCAGGAAGAAACATATATACTCTCTGTGCAAAAGCTGATTTGGGCATGGCAAAGGCTGGTCTCCAAATATCATACCTGAAAGAAGATGATGCTATTCAGAATAATACTACAGATGACTCAATGTACGGAGTCGCTTTAAACATAGATCCTGTAGTGACAGAACAGATATCTATACCTGTTAGAATTGAATATGTTAACACAGATGCGAAAAATGATGATACATTCTGGACATTTACAATCACTCCAACATACAAACCAACTAAAAATACATTTGTAAGAGCTGAGCTTTCTTACGTAACGTCTGATGCAAATATGTTCGTTGATGTGGATAATCCTGCTACACCAAAAGATAAAGACAACAGAACAACTCTTGGTGTTGAAGCCGGATTCCTCTTCTAA
- a CDS encoding type II secretion system F family protein produces MPKFKYVARDKYGVVREDVIYAPDAGAAQMELEKRGFEEIKLQIAPAKQLNLEINIFKPKVKEKDLALFTRQLGAMINAGVGIAESLEILSEQMPNKTLAETLKKVKEDVVAGMSLSKAMAKHPKVFPEFLVNLIEAAEESGNLDVILQRATNYYEKIAAIKRKIVSASWYPAMVVVIATVIVLGILTFIVPTFANLYSSMGGQLPFLTQLLIDASNMVKSNILYIIVGLIGLVILNRFIYSTRAGKEIYHRIFLHLPLLGNIFLKGSIAKFSRTLATLITGGVPIMRSLEISSSVAGNVVIEKAILEAKDKVEKGQEIYKSLDPKIFPPILIAMVRVGEDTGRLDEMLDTIANFFEDEVDRAVEGLISTIEPLLMVFIGGIVGIILIALYLPIFKMGELVK; encoded by the coding sequence ATGCCAAAGTTTAAATATGTGGCAAGGGATAAGTACGGGGTTGTAAGGGAGGATGTTATATATGCACCTGATGCAGGTGCAGCACAGATGGAACTTGAAAAAAGAGGGTTTGAAGAAATAAAACTCCAGATAGCACCGGCAAAACAGTTAAACCTTGAGATAAATATTTTTAAACCAAAAGTAAAAGAAAAAGATCTGGCATTGTTCACAAGACAGCTTGGTGCAATGATAAATGCCGGTGTCGGTATAGCTGAATCTCTTGAGATACTGTCAGAACAGATGCCTAACAAAACACTGGCAGAAACTCTAAAAAAAGTAAAAGAAGATGTTGTTGCAGGAATGTCCCTGTCAAAAGCGATGGCAAAACACCCAAAAGTATTCCCGGAGTTTCTGGTTAACCTTATAGAGGCAGCAGAAGAATCAGGAAATCTTGATGTTATACTCCAAAGGGCTACAAACTATTATGAAAAAATTGCAGCTATAAAAAGAAAGATAGTCAGTGCATCATGGTACCCTGCGATGGTTGTTGTTATAGCAACTGTTATAGTTCTGGGTATTCTTACGTTTATTGTTCCAACATTTGCCAACCTATACTCAAGTATGGGAGGACAGCTTCCATTTTTAACCCAGCTGCTTATTGATGCAAGTAATATGGTTAAGAGCAATATTCTGTATATTATAGTAGGATTGATAGGTCTTGTAATACTTAATAGATTTATCTACAGCACAAGAGCAGGGAAAGAGATATACCACCGTATCTTTCTACATCTTCCACTATTGGGAAATATATTCCTTAAAGGATCAATAGCAAAATTCTCAAGAACTCTTGCCACTTTAATAACAGGTGGTGTTCCAATTATGAGATCATTAGAGATATCCTCCAGTGTTGCAGGAAATGTTGTAATAGAAAAGGCGATCCTTGAGGCAAAAGATAAGGTTGAAAAAGGACAGGAAATCTATAAATCACTTGATCCAAAGATATTCCCGCCTATATTAATCGCGATGGTAAGGGTTGGTGAGGACACAGGAAGGCTTGATGAGATGCTTGATACAATAGCAAACTTCTTTGAGGACGAGGTTGATAGAGCTGTTGAAGGTCTGATATCAACAATTGAACCTCTGCTTATGGTATTTATCGGAGGTATAGTAGGCATTATCCTCATTGCCCTTTATCTACCAATATTCAAGATGGGTGAGCTTGTCAAATAA
- a CDS encoding type IV pilus twitching motility protein PilT produces MEQEKLSFTIDEITKVAIERDATDIHITAGAPPTVRVDGKIVYLADYPVMYPKDTQKFIYSIMNEKQKRAFEEKNEVDFSIGIKGLGRFRVNVYRQRGSVAAALRRIPYEIKPMDELGLIPSVKGLCRKSMGLVLVTGPTGSGKTTTLASMIDYINTNYPYHIITIEDPIEYLFPHKKSLVAQREVGNDTSSFSIALKYALREDPDVILVGEMRDLETIRAALTAAETGHLVFATLHTNTAIQTINRIINVFPENEQDQIRTELSFVLQGVISQRLLPRVGGGRVLVHEVLIPTTGIRNLIRENKIHQIYGLMQSGQVGTGMQTMNQSIYRAIKEGWITEDDGFKVSPEPQELERMLKTLR; encoded by the coding sequence ATGGAGCAGGAAAAACTATCTTTTACCATTGATGAGATTACCAAGGTGGCTATAGAAAGAGATGCTACAGACATTCACATTACAGCAGGGGCACCACCGACTGTAAGGGTAGACGGAAAGATTGTTTATCTGGCAGATTACCCTGTTATGTACCCTAAAGATACCCAAAAGTTCATATACTCAATAATGAATGAAAAACAAAAAAGAGCTTTTGAAGAAAAGAATGAGGTTGACTTTTCGATTGGTATTAAAGGGCTTGGAAGGTTCAGGGTAAACGTTTATAGGCAAAGAGGTAGCGTTGCAGCAGCCTTGAGGAGGATACCGTATGAGATCAAACCGATGGATGAACTTGGGCTTATTCCTTCAGTTAAAGGGTTATGTAGAAAAAGCATGGGTCTGGTTCTTGTTACAGGTCCAACAGGTTCAGGTAAAACAACAACATTAGCCTCAATGATAGACTACATAAATACAAACTATCCATACCACATAATAACAATTGAAGATCCTATTGAGTATCTGTTTCCCCACAAAAAATCCCTCGTGGCACAGAGAGAAGTGGGAAATGACACATCAAGCTTCTCAATAGCCCTTAAGTATGCACTGAGGGAAGATCCTGACGTTATACTTGTAGGTGAGATGAGGGACCTTGAAACCATAAGAGCTGCTCTTACAGCAGCCGAAACAGGTCACCTTGTTTTTGCAACACTCCACACAAACACGGCAATACAGACAATAAACCGTATAATAAATGTTTTTCCTGAAAACGAGCAGGATCAGATAAGGACAGAGCTAAGCTTTGTTCTACAGGGAGTTATATCACAGAGGTTGCTACCGAGAGTAGGAGGAGGAAGGGTTCTTGTTCACGAGGTTCTTATCCCAACAACAGGTATAAGAAACTTGATAAGAGAAAACAAGATACACCAGATTTACGGTCTTATGCAGTCTGGACAGGTTGGAACAGGAATGCAGACAATGAATCAGTCTATATACAGGGCGATAAAAGAGGGTTGGATAACAGAAGATGATGGATTTAAAGTATCCCCCGAACCTCAGGAATTAGAGAGAATGCTCAAAACCTTAAGATAA
- a CDS encoding biotin carboxylase N-terminal domain-containing protein, with product MKKLNNIKRILIANRGEIAIRAVRAIRELGGESIAVYSEADKDSMHVKLADYSICIGKAPSDKSYLHIPSILSAIEISYADAVYPGYGFLAENPNFAAILEKSNIKFIGPKSETIRLTGDKAAARKAAEEANVPIIPGSPPVETLKEALEVADKIGYPVLLKAAAGGGGRGMRVAHSPQELSRLLPVAQREAETNFGDSRVYIEKFIQNPKH from the coding sequence TTGAAAAAACTTAATAATATTAAAAGAATACTAATAGCAAACAGGGGAGAAATAGCTATAAGAGCTGTAAGAGCTATAAGAGAATTAGGGGGTGAGTCTATAGCCGTTTACTCTGAAGCAGACAAAGACTCTATGCATGTGAAACTTGCAGATTACTCAATATGCATAGGAAAAGCCCCTTCCGATAAAAGTTATCTCCATATACCATCAATTTTGTCTGCAATAGAGATATCATACGCAGATGCTGTATATCCAGGATATGGATTTTTAGCTGAAAATCCAAATTTCGCAGCTATACTGGAAAAATCAAACATAAAATTTATAGGTCCAAAGTCTGAAACAATCAGACTTACAGGAGACAAGGCAGCAGCAAGAAAGGCAGCTGAGGAAGCTAATGTTCCTATAATTCCAGGAAGTCCTCCTGTAGAAACCTTAAAGGAAGCATTAGAGGTTGCTGACAAAATAGGATATCCTGTTCTCCTGAAAGCTGCTGCAGGTGGTGGCGGAAGAGGTATGAGAGTAGCACATTCACCTCAAGAGCTTTCGAGGCTCCTGCCTGTTGCCCAGAGGGAAGCTGAAACCAACTTTGGTGACAGCCGTGTCTATATAGAAAAATTTATCCAGAACCCTAAACAT
- a CDS encoding CCA tRNA nucleotidyltransferase — translation MLGIEKLLEKILHRQNIPKEQREEFELDIGTKYVHGLLFYNTYFDQVARALDKDTVCLIVGGWIRDRLLNRPIKDKVDVDFIVTTDPFKIVKNLKDILGKGDIFQFEKEKNVATIIFYENNTRYRFDFSFLDISDIMKSPDLDFYDKEEAIIERIDQDLLKRDFTINAMAVVFDDALGMGATQTVLFDPSGGLEDLQKGIVKPVSIDNIISDPVRIFRGYRIAQQLDFKLDKDFEKWVKKNTDIVKNSPKERIRDEILKIFDGERSADVVGSMIKAGVFQKIIPEIEEISKIGKTGSFHKFPLLKHSLKTLEYMEQFLKKKS, via the coding sequence ATGCTTGGTATAGAAAAACTCCTTGAGAAAATCCTTCACAGGCAGAACATACCAAAGGAGCAGAGGGAAGAGTTTGAGTTAGATATTGGAACAAAGTATGTTCACGGTCTTTTGTTCTACAACACATATTTTGATCAGGTTGCAAGAGCATTAGATAAAGACACAGTGTGTCTTATAGTAGGCGGCTGGATAAGGGACAGGCTTTTAAACAGACCTATAAAGGATAAAGTTGATGTTGATTTTATCGTCACCACAGACCCATTTAAGATAGTTAAAAACCTTAAAGATATTCTTGGGAAAGGTGATATATTCCAGTTTGAAAAAGAGAAAAATGTTGCAACAATAATCTTTTATGAAAATAATACAAGATACAGATTTGATTTTTCATTTTTAGATATATCTGATATTATGAAAAGCCCTGATCTTGATTTCTATGATAAAGAGGAAGCGATCATAGAGAGAATAGATCAAGATCTTCTAAAGAGGGATTTCACCATAAACGCTATGGCTGTTGTTTTTGATGATGCTCTTGGTATGGGAGCAACCCAGACTGTTTTGTTTGATCCATCAGGAGGTCTTGAGGATCTTCAGAAAGGAATTGTTAAGCCTGTTTCCATAGACAACATAATCAGCGATCCTGTTAGAATTTTCAGAGGATACAGAATAGCCCAGCAGCTTGATTTTAAGCTTGATAAAGATTTTGAAAAATGGGTAAAGAAGAATACTGATATTGTTAAAAATTCTCCAAAAGAGAGAATAAGAGACGAGATACTGAAGATTTTTGATGGGGAAAGATCAGCAGATGTGGTAGGTTCAATGATAAAAGCGGGTGTATTTCAGAAGATAATCCCTGAGATTGAAGAGATCTCAAAAATAGGAAAAACAGGCAGTTTCCATAAATTCCCACTTCTCAAGCATTCATTAAAAACCCTTGAGTATATGGAACAGTTTCTAAAAAAAAAGAGCTAA